A single region of the Oryzias latipes chromosome 19, ASM223467v1 genome encodes:
- the rnls gene encoding renalase isoform X1, which translates to MARVLIVGAGLTGSLCACLLRRELQNKVRVVVWDKARGAGGRMSTSRPPPDASSHSADLGAQYITATPAYAQSHHSFYTELLSAGVLQPLDCPIEGLRQRDGSQDYVPPRGMSSLVKHFLSQSGAEVFLEHHVTALHRRGASWEVERKAGGSETFDAVVLTMPVPQILQLQGDLGNLLSVQQRQQLDGVRFSSRFALALFFSPGAVFSFGWAAKYVSDNACIRYIAVDNRKRGADNSGCGPSLVVHTSVPFGEKHLERDKEDVQPIILQELHRLLPDLPQPVSIKCQKWRYSQVLTSVPDCPGHMTVLEQPLLVCGGDAFCHSNFDGCVDSALSVLSVLKGSLANS; encoded by the exons ATGGCCCGCGTGCTAATAGTTGGCGCGGGTCTGACTGGCAGCTTGTGCGCATGTCTGTTACGGAGAGAGCTGCAGAACAAGGTCCGGGTCGTGGTTTGGGACAAGGCTAGAGGCGCAG GCGGCAGGATGTCCACCAGTCGTCCTCCCCCTGACGCCTCGTCTCACTCGGCTGACCTGGGAGCTCAGTACATCACTGCCACGCCGGCCTACGCTCAGTCCCACCACAG TTTCTACACAGAGCTGCTGTCTGCAGGCGTCCTGCAGCCTCTCGACTGTCCCATCGAAGGTCTGCGGCAGAGAGATGGCAGTCAGGACTACGTGCCGCCGCGCGGCATGAGCAGCCTGGTCAAGCACTTTCTGTCTCAGTCAG GAGCCGAGGTGTTCCTGGAGCATCACGTGACGGCTCTGCACCGCCGTGGTGCATCATGGGAGGTGGAGAGAAAAGCGGGAGGCAGTGAAACGTTTGACGCCGTCGTCCTGACGATGCCTGTGCCGCAgatcctgcagctgcagggagACCTGGGAAACC TGCTCTCCGTCCAGCAGAGGCAGCAGCTGGACGGCGTCAGGTTCTCGTCCCGGTTCGCGCTGGCGCTCTTCTTCTCCCCGGGCGCCGTCTTTAGCTTCGGCTGGGCCGCCAAGTACGTCTCGGATAACGCCTGCATCCGCTACATCGCCGTGGACAACCGGAAACGCGGCGCAG ATAACTCGGGTTGTGGCCCCTCCCTCGTCGTCCACACCAGCGTTCCATTTGGCGAGAAGCACCTGGAGCGAGACAAAGAGGACGTCCAGCCAATCATCTTGCAGGAGCTCCACAGGCTCCTCCCTGATTTGCCTCAGCCAGTCAGCATCAAGTGTCAGAAGTGGCGGTACTCCCAG GTGCTGACCTCGGTCCCCGACTGTCCGGGTCACATGACTGTCCTGGAGCAGCCGCTGCTCGTCTGCGGCGGCGACGCCTTCTGTCACTCCAACTTTGACGGCTGTGTGGACTCGGCACTGAGCGTGCTCAGTGTGCTGAAGGGCTCGCTGGCTAACAGCTGA
- the rnls gene encoding renalase isoform X2, which yields MSTSRPPPDASSHSADLGAQYITATPAYAQSHHSFYTELLSAGVLQPLDCPIEGLRQRDGSQDYVPPRGMSSLVKHFLSQSGAEVFLEHHVTALHRRGASWEVERKAGGSETFDAVVLTMPVPQILQLQGDLGNLLSVQQRQQLDGVRFSSRFALALFFSPGAVFSFGWAAKYVSDNACIRYIAVDNRKRGADNSGCGPSLVVHTSVPFGEKHLERDKEDVQPIILQELHRLLPDLPQPVSIKCQKWRYSQVLTSVPDCPGHMTVLEQPLLVCGGDAFCHSNFDGCVDSALSVLSVLKGSLANS from the exons ATGTCCACCAGTCGTCCTCCCCCTGACGCCTCGTCTCACTCGGCTGACCTGGGAGCTCAGTACATCACTGCCACGCCGGCCTACGCTCAGTCCCACCACAG TTTCTACACAGAGCTGCTGTCTGCAGGCGTCCTGCAGCCTCTCGACTGTCCCATCGAAGGTCTGCGGCAGAGAGATGGCAGTCAGGACTACGTGCCGCCGCGCGGCATGAGCAGCCTGGTCAAGCACTTTCTGTCTCAGTCAG GAGCCGAGGTGTTCCTGGAGCATCACGTGACGGCTCTGCACCGCCGTGGTGCATCATGGGAGGTGGAGAGAAAAGCGGGAGGCAGTGAAACGTTTGACGCCGTCGTCCTGACGATGCCTGTGCCGCAgatcctgcagctgcagggagACCTGGGAAACC TGCTCTCCGTCCAGCAGAGGCAGCAGCTGGACGGCGTCAGGTTCTCGTCCCGGTTCGCGCTGGCGCTCTTCTTCTCCCCGGGCGCCGTCTTTAGCTTCGGCTGGGCCGCCAAGTACGTCTCGGATAACGCCTGCATCCGCTACATCGCCGTGGACAACCGGAAACGCGGCGCAG ATAACTCGGGTTGTGGCCCCTCCCTCGTCGTCCACACCAGCGTTCCATTTGGCGAGAAGCACCTGGAGCGAGACAAAGAGGACGTCCAGCCAATCATCTTGCAGGAGCTCCACAGGCTCCTCCCTGATTTGCCTCAGCCAGTCAGCATCAAGTGTCAGAAGTGGCGGTACTCCCAG GTGCTGACCTCGGTCCCCGACTGTCCGGGTCACATGACTGTCCTGGAGCAGCCGCTGCTCGTCTGCGGCGGCGACGCCTTCTGTCACTCCAACTTTGACGGCTGTGTGGACTCGGCACTGAGCGTGCTCAGTGTGCTGAAGGGCTCGCTGGCTAACAGCTGA
- the LOC101156001 gene encoding lysosomal acid lipase/cholesteryl ester hydrolase-like, producing MACVLACVLLLCALVHRSSSCASTQRCSDERTQKLDPEVNMNISEIIRRWGYPAEEHEVVTEDGYILSVNRIPSGLKRTAGPKPAVLLQHGLLAAGSNWVTNPPSSSLGFVLADAGYDVWIGNSRGNTWSKRHRTLTPDQEDFWKFSYDEMALKDLPAVINHVLNVTAQDQIFYIGHSQGTTIAFMAFSALPELASKVKLFFGLAPVATVAFTNSPMTKLSVLPDALIWDLFGKRDFLPQSDYIKWMAEHICGKRLLSELCGNIFFVLCGFDEKNLNMTRTPVYTTHCPAGTSVQNMVHWAQAVHGGKLMGFDFGPAGNMKHYNQSTPPEYHVKDMKVPTALFSGGQDTLADPKDVAVLLTQVSNLVYHQHIQHWEHLDFIWGLDAPEQMFPSILKLLQKHL from the exons ATGGCGTGTGTGTTGGCGTGTGTGCTGCTTCTCTGTGCTCTGGTCCACAGGAGCTCATCATGTGCGTCCACTCAACGATGCTCTGATGAACGGACGCAGAAACTGGACCCTGAAGTGAACATGAACATT TCAGAGATCATCAGGAGGTGGGGTTATCCGGCAGAGGAGCACGAGGTCGTGACGGAGGACGGGTACATTTTGAGCGTCAACAGGATCCCGAGTGGACTTAAACGCACCGCAG GTCCGAAGCCGGCGGTCCTCCTGCAGCACGGCCTTCTGGCGGCGGGCAGTAACTGGGTCACCAACCCTCCGAGCTCCAGTCTGGGCTTCGTTCTGGCCGACGCCGGTTACGATGTGTGGATCGGAAACAGCCGGGGAAACACCTGGTCCAAGAGGCACCGGACCCTCACACCAGACCAGGAGGACTTCTGGAAGTTCAG TTATGATGAGATGGCTCTGAAGGATCTTCCCGCCGTCATAAACCACGTCCTGAATGTGACGGCCCAGGACCAGATCTTCTACATCGGACACTCTCAGGGAACAACCATCG CATTCATGGCATTCTCGGCGCTGCCAGAACTGGCCAGTAAGGTCAAGCTTTTCTTCGGTTTGGCTCCCGTAGCGACTGTGGCGTTCACCAACAGTCCGATGACCAAACTGTCCGTCCTGCCTGACGCCCTCATCTGG GACCTGTTTGGTAAGCGGGACTTCCTGCCTCAGAGCGACTACATCAAGTGGATGGCGGAGCACATCTGTGGCAAGCGTCTACTCAGCGAGCTCTGCGGGAACATCTTCTTTGTTCTCTGCGGCTTTGACGAGAAAAACCTGAACATG ACTCGGACTCCGGTCTACACGACCCACTGCCCTGCCGGGACATCGGTCCAGAACATGGTCCACTGGGCCCAG GCGGTTCATGGAGGGAAGCTGATGGGCTTTGACTTTGGACCTGCTGGAAATATGAAGCATTACAACCAG TCCACCCCCCCTGAGTACCACGTCAAGGACATGAAGGTTCCCACCGCTCTGTTCTCCGGTGGACAAGACACCCTCGCAGATCCCAAAGACGTCGCGGTTCTTCTTACTCAG GTCTCCAACCTGGTCTACCATCAGCACATCCAACACTGGGAACATCTGGACTTTATCTGGGGTCTGGATGCTCCGGAGCAGATGTTCCCGTCCATCCTGAAGCTGCTTCAGAAGCATCTGTAG
- the ankrd22 gene encoding ankyrin repeat domain-containing protein 22 isoform X1, which yields MGLVYSEPACQAAYDGDLHRLYNVLKTDPTKLNVQDPESGETPLVAACRGRRIKVVQYLLDLKADVHLTSKKRRTCLHYTSRITFTLLDYLMIAILMPILLGYLIMKQKQKQSVELMQAVLSSGVSVNATDYKGNTALHYACQRKSHHLVPLLLQQNAKTNIRNADGETPLDIALRLKFTKISNMLRKAA from the exons ATGGGTCTGGTCTACTCGGAG CCGGCGTGTCAGGCGGCTTACGATGGAGATCTTCATCGGCTCTATAACGTCCTGAAAACGGACCCGACCAAGCTGAACGTGCAGGACCCGGAGTCTGGAGAAACGCCACTCGTGGCCGCCTGTCGGGGCCGGAGGATTAAGGTGGTCCAATACCTGCTGGACCTCAAAGCCGACGTTCACCTGACCAGCAAG AAACGGAGAACGTGTCTCCACTACACGTCCAGGATAACCTTCACTCTGCTGGACTACCTGATGATCGCCATCCTGATGCCCATCCTGCTGGGATACCTCATCATG aagcagaagcagaagcagagcgTGGAGCTGATGCAGGCCGTGCTGAGCAGCGGCGTGAGCGTCAACGCCACCGACTAC AAGGGAAACACGGCGCTGCACTACGCCTGTCAGAGGAAGAGCCACCACCTggttcctctgctgctgcagcagaacgCCAAGACCAACATCAGAAATGCG GATGGAGAAACTCCGCTGGACATCGCCCTGCGGCTCAAGTTCACCAAGATCTCCAACATGCTGAGGAAGGCGGCGTGA
- the ankrd22 gene encoding ankyrin repeat domain-containing protein 22 isoform X2: MGLVYSEPACQAAYDGDLHRLYNVLKTDPTKLNVQDPESGETPLVAACRGRRIKVVQYLLDLKADVHLTSKKRRTCLHYTSRITFTLLDYLMIAILMPILLGYLIMKQKQSVELMQAVLSSGVSVNATDYKGNTALHYACQRKSHHLVPLLLQQNAKTNIRNADGETPLDIALRLKFTKISNMLRKAA, encoded by the exons ATGGGTCTGGTCTACTCGGAG CCGGCGTGTCAGGCGGCTTACGATGGAGATCTTCATCGGCTCTATAACGTCCTGAAAACGGACCCGACCAAGCTGAACGTGCAGGACCCGGAGTCTGGAGAAACGCCACTCGTGGCCGCCTGTCGGGGCCGGAGGATTAAGGTGGTCCAATACCTGCTGGACCTCAAAGCCGACGTTCACCTGACCAGCAAG AAACGGAGAACGTGTCTCCACTACACGTCCAGGATAACCTTCACTCTGCTGGACTACCTGATGATCGCCATCCTGATGCCCATCCTGCTGGGATACCTCATCATG aagcagaagcagagcgTGGAGCTGATGCAGGCCGTGCTGAGCAGCGGCGTGAGCGTCAACGCCACCGACTAC AAGGGAAACACGGCGCTGCACTACGCCTGTCAGAGGAAGAGCCACCACCTggttcctctgctgctgcagcagaacgCCAAGACCAACATCAGAAATGCG GATGGAGAAACTCCGCTGGACATCGCCCTGCGGCTCAAGTTCACCAAGATCTCCAACATGCTGAGGAAGGCGGCGTGA